In Salinigranum marinum, one DNA window encodes the following:
- a CDS encoding helix-turn-helix domain-containing protein, with product MLRAKLYLDMETDCILSQVTSRWDTAFTVNYEEVIDDEHIKFVIDAGDNVDEFVRLFEASEQVRTVDRVGETHVKLTKRSCGALPIIRNNHGMMQWWDRVNGTERIFDIVVYRRDDLRNIVRELREFGSVEVMQLLPYKSSETLLSDRQTEVVTLALTEGYYEWPRAADAETLAAELDIAHSTFLEHLRKAEAQLLASALEGEQRSGTNGDGGLRTSSSLES from the coding sequence ATGCTCCGTGCGAAACTCTACCTCGATATGGAGACGGACTGTATCCTCAGTCAGGTCACTTCTCGCTGGGATACGGCGTTCACAGTCAACTACGAGGAGGTGATCGACGACGAGCACATCAAGTTCGTCATCGATGCCGGGGACAACGTCGACGAGTTCGTGCGGTTGTTCGAGGCATCGGAGCAGGTCCGCACCGTCGACCGGGTCGGTGAGACCCACGTGAAACTCACGAAGCGCTCGTGTGGCGCGCTGCCGATCATCCGGAACAACCACGGGATGATGCAGTGGTGGGACCGCGTGAACGGGACAGAGCGCATCTTCGATATCGTCGTCTATCGTCGGGACGACCTTCGGAACATCGTCCGAGAGCTTCGAGAGTTCGGATCGGTCGAAGTCATGCAGTTGCTGCCGTACAAATCGTCAGAGACGCTGCTGTCAGACCGACAGACCGAGGTCGTCACGCTCGCGCTCACAGAGGGATACTACGAGTGGCCCCGAGCGGCAGATGCCGAAACGCTCGCCGCAGAGCTTGACATCGCGCACTCGACGTTCCTCGAACACTTACGGAAGGCGGAGGCCCAGCTCTTAGCCAGCGCACTCGAGGGTGAACAGCGAAGTGGCACGAACGGTGACGGGGGGTTGCGTACTTCCTCCTCTCTCGAGAGTTAG